The following coding sequences are from one Salvia hispanica cultivar TCC Black 2014 chromosome 3, UniMelb_Shisp_WGS_1.0, whole genome shotgun sequence window:
- the LOC125216667 gene encoding eIF-2-alpha kinase GCN2-like — translation MAFPSEIAAFTHVKELGDGGGGSVHSCVTKDGGQPYAIKIIPLCDTCEKHVFFETRSLFLIHPNILRCYKAWVEKSAPDFAPTTLLTRIHKDYDFEKCGETPTHFLYLLMEECEGNLASLHLKKNFDVQSIFIDCLKGLEYIHSKNLVHGDISTNNIFVDIYGTAKLGDFGCVSDEGIPHPIGGVSLYHAPELEDVVDKWLREGTPIDEQVCVVTKASDLYALALAMIELMYPMSTNMERDPFLMSIKSTKDFPDQGRVSRFCISQLEVMLSDDPKCRTDAKSIRMEMETMH, via the exons ATGGCATTTCCGAGTGAAATAGCGGCATTCACTCACGTCAAGGAATTAG GTGATGGAGGTGGTGGATCAGTCCACAGCTGTGTGACCAAAGATGGTGGCCAACCATATGCCATCAAAATTATCCCATTATGTGATACATGTGAAAAACATGTCTTCTT TGAGACTAGGTCACTGTTTCTAATTCATCCCAACATCTTAAGATGTTACAAGGCATGGGTAGAGAAATCTGCCCCTGATTTTGCACCCACCACATTGTTGACACGCATCCATAAGGATTATGACTTTGAAAAATGTGGAGAGACTCCCACACACTTCCTCTATCTTCTCATGGAGGAGTGTGAAGG caACTTGGCTTCACTCCACCTAAAGAAGAATTTTGATGTTCAGTCAATCTTCATTGACTGCCTAAAAGGTTTGGAGTATATACACTCCAAAAATCTGGTCCATGGTGATATCTCAACCAACAACATATTTGTTGACATATATGGGACAGCAAAATTGGGTGACTTTGGATGTG TTTCGGATGAAGGGATACCTCATCCTATCGGGGGTGTATCCCTCTACCATGCCCCGGAACTGGAAGATGTCGTTGATAAATGGCTTCGTGAAGGGACTCCAATTGATGAGCAGGTATGTGTTGTGACCAAGGCAAGTGACTTATATGCACTTGCCTTGGCTATGATCGAGCTGATGTATCCCATGAGCACAAATATGGAAAGGGATCCCTTCTTGATGAGCATCAAGTCTACTAAAGACTTTCCTGACCAAGGAAGAGTTTCGCGTTTCTGCATATCTCAGCTGGAGGTTATGTTGAGTGACGATCCTAAATGCCGCACTGATGCAAAATCTATT AGAATGGAGATGGAGACAATGCATTGA
- the LOC125215483 gene encoding uncharacterized protein LOC125215483, translated as MFPEDLIFEILGRVGEKDLILLKSVSKGWNFVISKICIPRMSPPSPAAPFWSFLLFKDPLPPEEGREVGDPFLKLHYLLMYHYVYKQFRPPRFRLDKTGHLFPSLLPDKRDHSGIRDCCNGILLLASSSQYYVANPVTKQRISIPINPQHHHTDIKTMHSSFVFDPSLSLDFKIVAFTAVNLPLELDIFCSEMGQWRSHVLPLEPHDLHGCEWLPRSIYFNRGLYSLSLAMFLVCIDNLLPSPSDLRAWAVELPDKDVITPSDKDVITPSESGCIGVSSGCFYYSNRDPGGSYMYVWMLRYNGRDSEWVLMHTISIAVDLVDSPLCRLKRVLYWKNFDCFRPRAFNPKDNVLIIAAPTVVASYNLKTKFLDHLCSLPMLNCNRKSYHLDGNWIFPFSPCLLILPCQSLGEKIIVSH; from the exons ATGTTTCCTgaggatttgatttttgaaattctaGGTAGAGTGGGTgaaaaagatttgattttgctgAAATCTGTGTCTAAAGGTTGGAACTTTGTGATATCCAAAATTTGCATTCCTAGAATGTCTCCTCCCTCCCCTGCTGCTCCCTTCTGGAGTTTCCTCCTTTTCAAGGACCCCCTTCCTCCCGAAGAGGGCCGTGAAGTCGGCGACCCATTCTTGAAACTTCACTACTTGCTTATGTACCACTACGTGTACAAACAGTTCAGGCCTCCAAGGTTTCGTTTAGACAAAACTGGTCACTTATTTCCTTCTCTGCTTCCGGACAAGCGTGATCATTCCGGCATTCGAGACTGCTGCAATGGGATTCTACTCTTAGCTTCCTCCTCCCAATATTATGTCGCTAACCCTGTCACAAAACAGCGTATTTCAATCCCAATTAACCCCCAACACCACCATACCGACATCAAAACTATGCATTCCTCATTTGTTTTTGATCCCTCCCTTTCCCTTGACTTTAAGATTGTTGCCTTCACGGCAGTTAATCTTCCATTGGAATTAGATATCTTCTGTTCCGAGATGGGTCAATGGCGCAGCCATGTCCTCCCACTCGAGCCTCATGATCTCCATGGCTGTGAGTGGCTTCCCCGCTCAATTTACTTCAATCGGGGCctctattctctctctttggCTATGTTCTTAGTGTGCATTGACAACCTCCTCCCCAGCCCTAGCGATCTAAGAGCTTGGGCTGTTGAGCTTCCTGATAAAGATGTGATCACACCTAGTGATAAAGATGTGATCACACCTAGTGAGAGTGGGTGCATAGGGGTGTCTTCAGGGTGTTTCTACTACTCCAATCGTGACCCTGGAGGTTCGTACATGTATGTGTGGATGTTGCGCTATAATGGGAGAGATTCAGAATGGGTTCTGATGCACACCATAAGCATTGCTGTTGATCTTGTTGATAGCCCCTTATGCCGCCTTAAACGTGTCTTGTATTGGAAAAATTTCGATTGCTTTAGGCCTCGTGCCTTTAACCCCAAGGACAATGTATTGATTATTGCAGCTCCTACAGTCGTGGCCTCGTATAACTTAAAGACCAAATTTCTCGACCACCTTTGCAGTTTACCCATGTTGAACTGCAACCGGAAATCTTATCATTTGGATGGAAATTGGATCTTTCCCTTCTCGCCATGCCTGCTCATACTCCCTTGTCAGAGTTTGGGAGAGAAAATCATT GTATCGCATTGA
- the LOC125215484 gene encoding uncharacterized protein LOC125215484, which yields MFPEDLIFEILGRVGEKDLILLKSVSKGWNFVISKICIPRMSPPSPAAPFWSFLLFKDPLPPEEGREVGDPFLKLHYLLMYHYVYKQFRPPRFRLDKTGHLFPSLLPDKRDHSGIRDCCNGILLLASSSQYYVANPVTKQRISIPINPQHHHTDIKTMHSSFVFDPSLSLDFKIVAFTAVNLPLELDIFCSEMGQWRSHVLPLEPHDLHGCEWLPRSIYFNRGLYSLSLAMFLVCIDNLLPSPSDLRAWAVELPDKDVITPSDKDVITPSESGCIGVSSGCFYYSNRDPGGSYMYVWMLRYNGRDSEWVLMHTISIAVDLVDSPLCRLKRVLYWKNFDCFRPRAFNPKDNVLIIAAPTVVASYNLKTKFLDHLCSLPMLNCNRKSYHLDGNWIFPFSPCLLILPCQSLGEKIIVLH from the exons ATGTTTCCTgaggatttgatttttgaaattctaGGTAGAGTGGGTgaaaaagatttgattttgctgAAATCTGTGTCTAAAGGTTGGAACTTTGTGATATCCAAAATTTGCATTCCTAGAATGTCTCCTCCCTCCCCTGCTGCTCCCTTCTGGAGTTTCCTCCTTTTCAAGGACCCCCTTCCTCCCGAAGAGGGCCGTGAAGTCGGCGACCCATTCTTGAAACTTCACTACTTGCTTATGTACCACTACGTGTACAAACAGTTCAGGCCTCCAAGGTTTCGTTTAGACAAAACTGGTCACTTATTTCCTTCTCTGCTTCCGGACAAGCGTGATCATTCCGGCATTCGAGACTGCTGCAATGGGATTCTACTCTTAGCTTCCTCCTCCCAATATTATGTCGCTAACCCTGTCACAAAACAGCGTATTTCAATCCCAATTAACCCCCAACACCACCATACCGACATCAAAACTATGCATTCCTCATTTGTTTTTGATCCCTCCCTTTCCCTTGACTTTAAGATTGTTGCCTTCACGGCAGTTAATCTTCCATTGGAATTAGATATCTTCTGTTCCGAGATGGGTCAATGGCGCAGCCATGTCCTCCCACTCGAGCCTCATGATCTCCATGGCTGTGAGTGGCTTCCCCGCTCAATTTACTTCAATCGGGGCctctattctctctctttggCTATGTTCTTAGTGTGCATTGACAACCTCCTCCCCAGCCCTAGCGATCTAAGAGCTTGGGCTGTTGAGCTTCCTGATAAAGATGTGATCACACCTAGTGATAAAGATGTGATCACACCTAGTGAGAGTGGGTGCATAGGGGTGTCTTCAGGGTGTTTCTACTACTCCAATCGTGACCCTGGAGGTTCGTACATGTATGTGTGGATGTTGCGCTATAATGGGAGAGATTCAGAATGGGTTCTGATGCACACCATAAGCATTGCTGTTGATCTTGTTGATAGCCCCTTATGCCGCCTTAAACGTGTCTTGTATTGGAAAAATTTCGATTGCTTTAGGCCTCGTGCCTTTAACCCCAAGGACAATGTATTGATTATTGCAGCTCCTACAGTCGTGGCCTCGTATAACTTAAAGACCAAATTTCTCGACCACCTTTGCAGTTTACCCATGTTGAACTGCAACCGGAAATCTTATCATTTGGATGGAAATTGGATCTTTCCCTTCTCGCCATGCCTGCTCATACTCCCTTGTCAGAGTTTGGGAGAGAAAATCATT GTGCTGCATTGA
- the LOC125215485 gene encoding uncharacterized protein LOC125215485: protein MFPEDLIFEILHRVDEKDLILLKSVSKGWNFVISRICIPRMSPPSPAAPFWSLLLFKDPLPPEEGREVGDPFLKLHYLLMHYYVYGHFMPPRFRLDNTDHLYPAMLPDKCDHSGIQDCCNGMLLLASSSRYYVANPVTKQRISILINPQHQHINIKTIHSSLVFDPSLSLNFKIVTFTAVNLPLELDIFCSEMGQWRSHVLPLEPHGLHGSEWLRRSVYFNRGLYSLSLAMFLVCIDNLLPSPSGRDSDLIAWAIELPDKDVITPSECGCIGVSSGSFYYSNRDAGGSYMYVWALRYKGGDSEWVLMHTISIADDLVDSPTRRLRRILYMKIFDCFRPRAFYPKDDVLVIAAPTLVASYNLKTKLLDQLYSLPKLNCNRKSLHFDGNWIFPFSPCLLILPCQSLGE, encoded by the coding sequence ATGTTTCCTGAGGATTTGATATTTGAAATTCTACATAGGGTTGATgaaaaagatttgattttgctgAAATCCGTATCGAAAGGTTGGAACTTTGTGATTTCTAGAATTTGCATCCCTAGAATGTCCCCTCCCTCCCCTGCTGCTCCCTTTTGGAGTTTGCTCCTTTTCAAGGACCCCCTTCCTCCCGAAGAAGGCCGTGAAGTCGGCGACCCATTCTTGAAACTTCACTACTTGCTTATGCACTACTACGTGTACGGACACTTCATGCCTCCAAGGTTTCGTTTGGACAACACTGACCACTTATATCCGGCTATGCTTCCGGACAAGTGTGATCATTCCGGCATTCAAGACTGCTGCAATGGGATGCTACTCTTAGCCTCCTCCTCCCGATATTATGTCGCCAACCCGGTCACAAAACAGCGTATTTCAATCCTAATTAACCCCCAACACCAACATATCAACATCAAAACTATCCATTCCTCATTAGTTTTCGATCCCTCCCTTTCCCTTAACTTCAAGATTGTTACCTTCACGGCAGTTAATCTTCCCTTGGAATTAGATATCTTCTGTTCCGAGATGGGACAATGGCGCAGCCATGTCCTCCCGCTCGAGCCTCATGGTCTCCACGGCTCTGAGTGGCTTCGCCGCTCAGTTTACTTCAATCGGGGTctctattctctctctttggCTATGTTCTTAGTGTGCATTGATAACCTCCTCCCCAGCCCTAGTGGAAGAGATAGCGATCTAATAGCTTGGGCTATTGAGCTTCCTGATAAAGATGTGATCACACCTAGTGAGTGTGGGTGCATAGGGGTGTCTTCAGGGTCTTTCTATTATTCCAATCGTGATGCTGGAGGTTCATACATGTATGTGTGGGCGTTGCGCTATAAAGGGGGAGATTCAGAATGGGTTCTGATGCATACCATAAGCATTGCTGATGATCTTGTTGATAGCCCCACACGCCGCCTTAGACGTATCttgtatatgaaaattttcgatTGCTTTAGGCCTCGTGCCTTTTACCCCAAGGACGATGTATTGGTTATTGCAGCTCCTACACTCGTGGCCTCATATAACTTAAAGACCAAATTGCTTGACCAGCTTTACAGTTTACCCAAGTTGAACTGCAACCGGAAATCTCTTCACTTTGATGGAAATTGGATCTTTCCCTTCTCGCCATGCCTGCTCATACTCCCTTGCCAGAGTTTGGGAGAGTAA